The Shewanella pealeana ATCC 700345 genome contains the following window.
TCGACGACTCATGTCGCCTTCCAATATGACGATTTGAACCTACTTTCTGTGCACCATGCGCTATTACAGACTGGCGTAAAGCCTTGCCCGGTCAGTATTCTTGTCACTCTGCCGATCACTGAGTATTACCAGGCCGACGATTGCCAGAAAAACGAAGAAAATATCGCCCGCAAGAAAGCCAACCTGATGCGTGAAATCAGCCTAAACAAGGGCGAGCTATTCACTATCGTCGATGTTGAAGTCCTGCCTGAAAGCTTGCCTGCGGTGCTGACCACATTGATGGATTCTGGCGTAAATGAATTTACCAAGTCTCTCGTTATCGACTGCGGCGGTACCACGCTAGATATGGGCGTGATTGTCGGCGAGTTCGACGATGTATCAGCCGTTTATGGCAATGCCGAAATCGGTGTCTCTATGGTGACCAACGCTGCAAGAAAAGCCTTATCTGCTGCCGATAGCGATGCTAGCTACTTAGTCGCCAACGAACTGATTAAGCGTCGTCATAACCGTGAATTCGTTGAAGAAGTGATTAACGATATCAGCAAGGTAGACTGGGTACTTGAGCGTATCGAAAATAAGATTGCCGAGCTTGGTGCTGCTGTTGCGTACGAAGCCAAGACCTTCACCCGCAATCCAAACCGCATCTACTTAGTGGGTGGCGGCGCCATGCTGATTGAAACAGCTATTCGTGAAGCTTACCCGTCGCTGGGTGAAAAAATCGTCATGATAAAAGATCCACAAGAGGCGCTATCGCGTGAGATCTGTTGCTACCACGCAGCTGATAGCAGCGACGCGGCTTAAGAGGTAATTATGCGCATTCGATTCAATGTGGGCCTAGAGCCTGAGCTCTTCGACTCCCACAGCTACGCCATTAAGTGCTTAAGGCTTTGGCAGCAAGAGGAAAAAGCGCGCAATGATGAGACCGATACAGTGCTACAGCGCCGGATCCAGTTTCATCGTGACCTGTATCTGTCGGGCTTATTTCTGCATGAATTGGCGCCGCAGTTGCCGTCCATGCTCACCCAAACCTTGCTGCAGGATAAGGTGAACTGCCAAACCTTGGCATGCCAAATAAAATCGGCAGGCCTGAGCTTGGAGCCTGCTGCTGAGAGTGGCCTTTCAGAACCGCAGTGGCAAAAACTAAGCGCTATGCTAGAAGCCGCCAGTTCGGCTAAGCAGCAAAGCGAGCCGTCTAACTTAACTGCCATTGAGCAGCAATTAGCCCAGCTACAACAGCTAATGCTTGACGGGCAAGAACAGCTAAGCTCAGTGCTCACTCACGCCGAGGCAAGTCACGCTGCATCAAGTAACACAGAGTCAAATCAACCAGAGTTAGGCGCTGAAAATGGCCAGCAACAGGTAGATTTTACCAGCCAGTTTAATCAACTTAAGCAGGGCCAAGAAAAGTTAATGGCGCAGATGAAAAGCTTATCTAGCCAATTAGCTCAAGTATCTGGCACTGCTCTTGCTAATAAGCCAGCTAATGACACTCCCAGTTTAGAGACTCAACTGGAACGCGCTAGACGGGTAAAATCCAAAGGACTCTGGTAGCCATTCTTTGGCTTTATACCAAGCTTAAAAATAGAAAATCCACCTCGTTAGGGTGGATTTTTTTGGCTTGAACTTTGCGTTCTTTAGCGAGCAAAAAGCAGAGCCAATAAAAAAGCAGAGCCGAGGCCGAATATCATCAGCCCTGCAAGCTCTGCTCTTTTGACGTTAGTAATCTAGCTCTACTAACTCTACTAACTCTACTAACTCGAACTTATATGAAAAATTAGCTAGCCGATTGCCCTAGGTATTTCGCCATCTCTGCTGCTGGTACCATGCCGCCGCCTGTCGCCCACACTACGTGAGTCGCATTGCTCATCATCTCAGGTGTTAGCCCCATACGCGCCTGATACTCGCTATCGCCGCTCACCCTAAGTGCGCCCGGCATACCCGCAAGGGCCGATGGTTCAAGTTCAATACCTTCACTCTTAGCCAATAGGCCAAGTAGGTCATACATATGCTGATCGCTTAAGGTGTAGTAACCATCTAGCATACGCTCCATGGCGCGGCCAACGAAACCTGAGGCGCGGCCTACCGCTAAACCGTCGGCAGCTGTCACGTTGTCGATGCCTAAGTCCTGCACGGCGATTTCGTCATGCAGACCCGTGTGCACCCCTAGTAACATACAAGGTGAATGTGTCGGCTCGGCGAAGAAGCAATGAACGTTATCACCGAAGGCTAACTTAAGACCAAACGCCACACCACCAGGGCCACCGCCCACACCACAAGGCAGGTAAACAAACAGTGGGTGCTCGCTATCAACCTTAATGTCAGCTGCGTCAAACTGTGCCTTCAAACGCTCACCGGCAACCGAGTAGCCTAAAAATAGCGTGCGCGAGTTTTCATCGTCGATAAAGAAGCAATTAGCATCAGATTCAGCCGCCTTACGACCTTGCTCAACCGCTACGCCGTAATCTTGCTCATATTCAAATACATTCACGCCGTGGCTACGTAACTTGTCTTTCTTCCACTGGCGAGCATCTGCCGACATATGCACGCTCACGTTGAAACCAAGCTTGGCACTCATGATACCAATAGACATGCCTAAGTTACCGGTCGAACCTACCGCAATGCTGTAACCGTTAAAGAAGCTCTTCATCTCTTCAGTGAACAGCATTTGATAGTCGTCAGACTCTTTAAGCTTACCCGCAGCAATCGCTAGTTTTTCAGCATGGGTCAGTACTTCATAAATGCCGCCACGCGCCTTGATAGAACCAGATATTGGCAGATGGCTGTCTTTTTTCAACATCAGCTGGCCTGCGATCTTCTGGCCGTATTTAGCTTCTAGCGCTTGCTTCATCTGTGGAATGGCCACCACTTCAGACTCGATAATGCCATTCGATGCCGCCGTCTCAGGGAAGGCTAGCGCTAGGTAAGGTGCAAAGCGCTGTAAACGTGCGCTGGCATCGGCCACATCTGTGCTATCTAAGCCAACATAAGGTAATGCTTCGGCTAAGTTGGTCGCCTTGGTTTCAAACCAGCTAACTTCTTCAAGCTTGATAAGCTGAGTCAGCAAAGGGAAGTCGTTTATCAGTTGTTCGGTGTTCATCATTTCAGTTCCCCTTTAGGATTAAATAACATAAGACAGTGCAAAAGTCGCAGCCAGTGCCACAAGTGAGGCAATAAAGGTCGCGCTGGTGTAATACATAAATGTTTGTTTCATTGTGGCGCCGGTGTACTGCTTAACCAACCAGAACAAAGAGTCGGTGACGATAGTGCAACCTATAGCGCCAGAGCCGATAGCTAAGGTCACGATAACTGGGTTCAAATCTGGGTATAGCACTAATAACGGCGACACAATCGCGGTAGCGCCCATCATAGCAACCGTTGCCGAACCCACCGCCGCGTGCAAGATAATGGCCACTAACCAAGCCAGTAGCACTGGATGCATATCAAGGTTTGCCAAGATTTGCGCTAGGCTGTCGCCCATGCCGCTGCCACTTAATACGCCGTTAAACGCGCCGCCTGCACCGATAATCAGCAAGATGTTAGCGATAGAGGCGAAACAGTCTTCGGTTTTAGTCAGCAAGGTGCCCATGGTCATCTTGTTGCGAAGACCAAGCAGGTAATAAGCCACAAAGGCTGCGATAAACATCGCGGTGATTGGGTTACCAATAAATTCAAGGGTGGTATAAAGCGCAGTGCCCGGCTCCATGTACAGCTCGGCCACGGTTTTAACCAACATTAAAATGATTGGCAAAAGGATGGTGAACAGTGTTGTGCCAAGTGATGGCAACTCACTCTCTTTACGGGTTGAAACTTCACTAAACTCGGCAGGTACGCTTAAGTGTGGCAGCTTGTCGCCAAACAGCTTAAGGAATAGTGGACCACCTATTAACGAGGCCAATAGACCGATTAGCAGACCCCAGATAATTACCGAACCCACATCGGCGCCTAGTGCATTAGTCACAAACAACGCTGCAGGGTGTGGCGGCACAATACAGTGCACAGCCATCAAGGCGGTACATAGCGGAATGGCAAGTTTTAGCAAGGATGTATTGGTTTTACGAGCGATAGAGAAAGCGAGTGGAATAAGCAATACCACGCCCACTTCTACGAACAAGGTGATACCGCAAATAAGGCCCACCAGCACCATGATCACATCAGGGCTTAGGTAACGAGATTTTAGCAGGGTGATACCAATTCGCTCAGCGGCGCCTGAGATCTCCATCATCTTACCCAAGATGGTGCCCAGACCGATTACGATAGCCAAGAAGCCTAAGGTGCCACCAATGCCTGACTCCATCGCCTTGATCATTTCAAGTGGCGCCATACCCATCATGCCGCCCACAAAGAAGCTGGCTAACAAGAGTGCCAAGAACGGGTGCAACTTGAACTTAACGATGCTGATAACAATCAGCAAGATACTGCTAAGCAGAGTACCGATAATCCACAGTTGTGATTCCATTGTATTTCTCTATTAGTTAAAGGAGTGAAAAGGAATTAGAAAGTGGCGCTATTAAAGCCAATCAATGAAATGCTGACAAAAGATATAAATTGCGTTTCGCTTGAGCTAGATTGCGGCAAGCTGTATTCAATGGTCACAAAAATGGCTTTAACATGATCTAAGCTTCAACTGTGTTGATCTAATCAGCGTTAAAACGCGCCTTAGAGTAAAATGCTCACATCACAATTTGAGAAGTCAGTCATGTATTCCCAGCAAGATGTGTTCAGCAGAAGCCGCTTACTTAGCAGTTATCAACTGGCAAAACTGCATACCTTCGAAGTGGTGGCTCGTCACCAATCCTTTTCTCTCGCCGCCGAAGAGCTATGTGTCAGCCCCTCGGCCGTTAGCCATAGAATTAGCGCACTGGAGAGTGAGCTAGGCTTTAAACTATTTAGCCGCTTTCATCGAAGAATCGAGCTAACTGAAGACGGTAAACGGCTGTATTCAAAACTGAAAGACAGTTTAAAAAGCCTGAATCAGGAGGTGTTTGAGATTAAAAACCAAGAGGTGTCGGGTAAGCTGACTGTCTACTCTCGCCCCTCCATTGCCCAGTGTTGGCTAGTGCCTAAGATTGCCGATTTCAGCCGCCAGTATCCGGCGATCTCGATTAATATTTTGACGGGCAACGAGAATGTTAACTTCAACAGTTTTCATATCGACTTGGCGATCTACTACGACAATCGCCCCCGCAGCAAACTGTTTTGCCAGCACTTGATGGATGAGACCATCATGCCAGTCTGTAGCCCTGAGTACGCCGCCGAGCATGATCTTATCGGCAAGCCTGAGCACTTGAGCCGTTGCACCTTGCTACACGACAACCAAGCCTGGGAGTACGATTCAGATTGTGATGAATGGAAGTATTGGGCCGAGACCCAGAGCCTCAGTATTGAAGATAACCGCTCAATCGGTTTTGACCGCTCAGACTTAGCCGTCATCGCCGCCATGAACCATGCCGGTATCGCCATGGGACGTGGTCAACTGGTGAGTAAGCGCATAGTCAGAGGTGAACTCATCGCCCCCTTTGCTGGCCAACAGGTAAACTGTGAGCAGACCTATTATGTGGCTTCCCATGACAAAGAGCTCAACCCTAAGGCTAAGCTGTTTGTTGAGTGGCTAAAGCAACAAGCAAA
Protein-coding sequences here:
- the parM gene encoding plasmid segregation protein ParM domain-containing protein, whose amino-acid sequence is MHSSIMKFAIDDGSTNVKISWLEDGQVRSVTSPNSFRKDWKSAALLNDRKVFNYQVASTKYTYDATSDKALSTTHVAFQYDDLNLLSVHHALLQTGVKPCPVSILVTLPITEYYQADDCQKNEENIARKKANLMREISLNKGELFTIVDVEVLPESLPAVLTTLMDSGVNEFTKSLVIDCGGTTLDMGVIVGEFDDVSAVYGNAEIGVSMVTNAARKALSAADSDASYLVANELIKRRHNREFVEEVINDISKVDWVLERIENKIAELGAAVAYEAKTFTRNPNRIYLVGGGAMLIETAIREAYPSLGEKIVMIKDPQEALSREICCYHAADSSDAA
- a CDS encoding D-serine ammonia-lyase; protein product: MMNTEQLINDFPLLTQLIKLEEVSWFETKATNLAEALPYVGLDSTDVADASARLQRFAPYLALAFPETAASNGIIESEVVAIPQMKQALEAKYGQKIAGQLMLKKDSHLPISGSIKARGGIYEVLTHAEKLAIAAGKLKESDDYQMLFTEEMKSFFNGYSIAVGSTGNLGMSIGIMSAKLGFNVSVHMSADARQWKKDKLRSHGVNVFEYEQDYGVAVEQGRKAAESDANCFFIDDENSRTLFLGYSVAGERLKAQFDAADIKVDSEHPLFVYLPCGVGGGPGGVAFGLKLAFGDNVHCFFAEPTHSPCMLLGVHTGLHDEIAVQDLGIDNVTAADGLAVGRASGFVGRAMERMLDGYYTLSDQHMYDLLGLLAKSEGIELEPSALAGMPGALRVSGDSEYQARMGLTPEMMSNATHVVWATGGGMVPAAEMAKYLGQSAS
- the dsdX gene encoding D-serine transporter DsdX codes for the protein MESQLWIIGTLLSSILLIVISIVKFKLHPFLALLLASFFVGGMMGMAPLEMIKAMESGIGGTLGFLAIVIGLGTILGKMMEISGAAERIGITLLKSRYLSPDVIMVLVGLICGITLFVEVGVVLLIPLAFSIARKTNTSLLKLAIPLCTALMAVHCIVPPHPAALFVTNALGADVGSVIIWGLLIGLLASLIGGPLFLKLFGDKLPHLSVPAEFSEVSTRKESELPSLGTTLFTILLPIILMLVKTVAELYMEPGTALYTTLEFIGNPITAMFIAAFVAYYLLGLRNKMTMGTLLTKTEDCFASIANILLIIGAGGAFNGVLSGSGMGDSLAQILANLDMHPVLLAWLVAIILHAAVGSATVAMMGATAIVSPLLVLYPDLNPVIVTLAIGSGAIGCTIVTDSLFWLVKQYTGATMKQTFMYYTSATFIASLVALAATFALSYVI
- the dsdC gene encoding DNA-binding transcriptional regulator DsdC, encoding MLTSQFEKSVMYSQQDVFSRSRLLSSYQLAKLHTFEVVARHQSFSLAAEELCVSPSAVSHRISALESELGFKLFSRFHRRIELTEDGKRLYSKLKDSLKSLNQEVFEIKNQEVSGKLTVYSRPSIAQCWLVPKIADFSRQYPAISINILTGNENVNFNSFHIDLAIYYDNRPRSKLFCQHLMDETIMPVCSPEYAAEHDLIGKPEHLSRCTLLHDNQAWEYDSDCDEWKYWAETQSLSIEDNRSIGFDRSDLAVIAAMNHAGIAMGRGQLVSKRIVRGELIAPFAGQQVNCEQTYYVASHDKELNPKAKLFVEWLKQQANQTL